A single genomic interval of Syntrophaceae bacterium harbors:
- the rpoH gene encoding RNA polymerase sigma factor RpoH, with protein MSMNLPAATSTLDLYISEINRFPVLTPEEEFKLAVRYKKYNDMEAAEKLVVSNLRFVVKIAHEYRNYGVKLLDLIQEGNVGLMHAVKKFNPYKGYRLISYAVWWIRAYMQNFIIKTWSLVKIGTTQNQRKLFFKLNQAKKKLQSLASKNPEFGEIAESLNVKEAEIEEMDVRLNSRDLSLDAFIDEDGELSHINCLADKSESQEEAFIRHEETALVKRNIAGALAKLNEREAYIIRNRVMSDNPETLQEIGDRFKITRERARQVEKEALRKMRQAIGGWEPEAARA; from the coding sequence ATGAGCATGAACCTACCGGCTGCAACCAGCACGCTGGATCTGTATATTTCCGAGATCAACCGGTTTCCCGTCCTGACTCCGGAGGAGGAGTTCAAGCTGGCCGTCCGTTACAAGAAGTACAACGACATGGAGGCGGCCGAGAAACTCGTGGTCTCCAACCTCAGGTTCGTCGTCAAGATCGCCCACGAGTACCGCAACTACGGCGTGAAGCTGCTGGACCTGATCCAGGAGGGCAACGTGGGCCTCATGCACGCCGTCAAGAAATTCAACCCCTACAAGGGCTACCGGCTCATCTCCTACGCCGTGTGGTGGATCCGGGCCTACATGCAGAACTTCATCATCAAGACCTGGAGCCTCGTGAAGATCGGGACGACGCAGAACCAGCGCAAGCTCTTCTTCAAGCTCAACCAGGCCAAGAAGAAGCTCCAGAGCCTGGCGTCGAAGAACCCCGAGTTCGGCGAGATCGCCGAGTCGCTCAACGTCAAGGAGGCGGAGATCGAGGAGATGGACGTGCGACTCAACAGCCGAGACCTCTCGCTCGATGCCTTCATCGACGAGGACGGGGAGCTGTCCCACATCAACTGCCTGGCCGACAAGTCTGAGAGCCAGGAGGAAGCCTTCATCCGCCACGAGGAGACGGCCTTGGTGAAGCGCAACATCGCGGGGGCCCTGGCGAAGCTCAACGAGCGCGAGGCCTACATCATCCGCAACCGCGTGATGTCCGACAACCCCGAGACGCTCCAGGAGATCGGCGACAGGTTCAAGATCACCCGCGAGCGGGCCCGCCAGGTCGAGAAGGAGGCCCTGCGCAAGATGCGCCAGGCCATCGGCGGCTGGGAGCCGGAGGCGGCCAGGGCGTAA
- the dnaB gene encoding replicative DNA helicase: MKPADPSILKVPPQNLEAEQSVLGGILLENAALNAVLEIMGVSDFYSDAHRKIFAAILELSDRNQPVDLITLSNHLRDKKQLDAVGGAVYLSQLVDNVPSAANIGHYARIVKEKSVLRSLIGTATEILNRTYGAGADVDSVLDEAEHAIFEISQNKIRPSFYPLKDIIKDSFRTIERLYERKELITGVPTGFTKLDEMTSGLQRSDLIIVAGRPSMGKTAFALNIAQYCSVEEGVPVAVFSLEMAKEQLAMRMLSSEARVDSQKIRKGFLGESDWPKLTTAAGRLSEARLFIDDTPSISVLEMKAKARRLKAEHGLGLIVLDYLQLMRGSAYADTREQEISEISRSLKGLAKELNVPVVALSQLNRKVEDRTSRRPQMADLRESGAIEQDADVILFLYRDEVYNKSEDNPEKGFAEVIIGKQRNGPVGTVKLVFQEKFTRFENPAFVPGEEP; encoded by the coding sequence ATGAAACCCGCCGACCCCTCCATCCTCAAAGTGCCGCCCCAGAACCTGGAGGCCGAGCAGTCCGTCCTCGGGGGCATCCTCCTCGAGAATGCCGCCCTGAATGCGGTCCTGGAGATCATGGGGGTCTCCGATTTCTACAGCGACGCGCACCGGAAGATCTTCGCGGCCATCCTGGAGCTCTCCGACCGCAACCAGCCGGTGGACCTCATCACGCTGAGCAACCACCTCCGCGACAAGAAGCAGCTCGACGCCGTGGGCGGCGCCGTGTACCTCTCGCAGCTCGTCGACAACGTCCCCTCGGCGGCCAACATCGGCCACTATGCCCGGATCGTCAAGGAGAAGTCCGTCCTGCGCAGCCTCATCGGGACGGCCACGGAGATCCTGAACCGCACCTACGGGGCCGGCGCCGACGTGGACAGCGTGCTCGACGAGGCCGAGCACGCCATCTTCGAGATCTCGCAGAACAAGATCAGGCCCTCCTTCTACCCCCTGAAGGACATCATCAAGGACAGCTTCCGGACGATCGAGCGTCTCTACGAGCGCAAGGAGCTCATCACCGGCGTGCCCACGGGCTTCACAAAGCTCGACGAGATGACCTCGGGCCTGCAGCGCTCGGACCTCATCATCGTCGCGGGCCGTCCCAGCATGGGCAAGACGGCCTTCGCCCTGAACATCGCGCAGTACTGCTCCGTCGAGGAAGGCGTGCCCGTCGCCGTCTTCTCGCTGGAGATGGCCAAGGAGCAGCTCGCCATGCGCATGCTCTCCTCGGAGGCCCGCGTGGACTCCCAGAAGATCCGCAAGGGGTTCCTGGGCGAGTCGGACTGGCCGAAGCTCACGACGGCGGCAGGCCGCCTCTCCGAGGCCCGCCTGTTCATCGACGACACGCCGTCCATCTCGGTGCTCGAGATGAAGGCCAAGGCCCGCCGCCTCAAGGCCGAGCACGGCCTGGGGCTCATCGTTCTGGACTACCTGCAGCTCATGCGGGGCAGCGCGTACGCCGACACGCGCGAGCAGGAGATCTCGGAGATCAGCCGCTCGCTCAAGGGGCTCGCCAAGGAGCTCAACGTGCCCGTCGTGGCCCTCTCCCAGCTCAACCGCAAGGTGGAGGACCGCACGAGCCGCAGGCCCCAGATGGCCGACCTGCGCGAGTCGGGCGCCATCGAGCAGGACGCCGACGTGATCCTCTTCCTCTACCGCGACGAGGTGTACAACAAGTCCGAGGACAACCCCGAGAAGGGCTTCGCCGAGGTGATCATCGGCAAGCAGCGCAACGGCCCCGTCGGCACGGTGAAGCTCGTCTTCCAGGAGAAGTTCACCCGCTTCGAGAACCCGGCCTTCGTCCCCGGCGAGGAGCCCTAG
- a CDS encoding 50S ribosomal protein L9, with translation MKVILKEDVETLGKRGDTIKVADGYARNYLIPKGLAMEATSISVKAIEHERKLIAKRAEKEKKNAEALLASFAGVEVSIARKTADQEKLFGSVTAKDIEKALEEKGLKVDRKQIVLDEPIKQLGEYPVKIKLYPGIVADITVKVVEE, from the coding sequence ATGAAGGTCATTCTGAAGGAAGACGTCGAAACCCTCGGAAAGCGCGGGGACACGATAAAGGTCGCCGACGGGTACGCCCGGAACTACCTGATCCCGAAGGGCCTCGCCATGGAGGCCACGAGCATCTCCGTCAAGGCGATCGAGCACGAGAGGAAACTCATCGCCAAGCGGGCCGAAAAGGAGAAGAAGAACGCCGAGGCCCTGCTGGCGAGCTTCGCCGGCGTCGAGGTCAGCATCGCCCGCAAGACGGCGGACCAGGAAAAGCTCTTCGGCTCCGTCACGGCCAAGGACATCGAAAAGGCCCTGGAGGAGAAGGGGCTGAAGGTGGACCGCAAACAAATCGTACTGGACGAGCCGATCAAGCAGCTCGGGGAGTACCCCGTCAAGATCAAGCTCTACCCGGGGATCGTCGCCGACATCACCGTGAAGGTGGTGGAAGAATAG
- a CDS encoding YybS family protein has product MEAGRPFNVKEFILGTAIATSLFMIVAVSPVVGFVFSLLAPLPIAFFSWRMGRVPGIAMYALSIGLLLAVFRIGGFAESVPFFAVLGSAGILIPEVVRRQHRIETTVGLSVAAFLALIAGTLVGYSLALERSVPEILRGYVGESIRYSIALYEEIGLPQDQIDVLRESAPEVAAWILNHGIALLVTGVTFFIWLNVLGLRFLCQDRDPSFPDFGDLTRWKMPDWAVWFVIASGIAMIVPEETLQIAGLNVLIVVLFLYLLQGLAIVQFFFRQKNIPRYLRALFYALIVLYQYLLVFVSALGLFDLWVDFRKMNRPASDTTA; this is encoded by the coding sequence TTGGAGGCAGGCAGACCCTTCAACGTCAAGGAATTCATCCTGGGCACGGCGATCGCCACGTCCCTGTTCATGATCGTGGCCGTCAGCCCCGTTGTCGGTTTCGTCTTCAGCCTGCTCGCGCCGCTGCCCATCGCCTTTTTCTCCTGGCGGATGGGGCGTGTCCCCGGGATCGCCATGTATGCCCTGTCGATCGGCCTTCTGCTGGCCGTCTTCAGGATCGGAGGCTTTGCGGAGAGCGTCCCCTTCTTCGCGGTGCTGGGCTCGGCGGGGATCCTGATCCCCGAGGTCGTGAGGAGGCAGCACAGGATCGAGACGACGGTGGGCCTGTCGGTCGCCGCGTTCCTTGCGCTGATCGCCGGCACGCTGGTCGGCTACAGCCTGGCGCTCGAGCGGAGCGTCCCCGAGATCCTCCGCGGCTACGTCGGCGAGAGCATCCGGTACAGCATCGCGCTGTACGAGGAGATCGGGCTTCCGCAGGATCAGATCGACGTGCTGCGCGAGAGCGCGCCGGAGGTCGCCGCCTGGATCCTGAACCACGGCATTGCCCTGCTCGTCACGGGGGTGACGTTCTTCATCTGGCTCAACGTGCTCGGGCTGCGGTTTCTCTGCCAGGACCGGGACCCCTCGTTTCCGGACTTCGGCGACCTCACCCGGTGGAAGATGCCCGACTGGGCCGTGTGGTTCGTGATCGCGTCGGGGATCGCCATGATCGTCCCGGAGGAGACCCTGCAGATCGCCGGGCTCAACGTGCTGATCGTGGTGCTGTTCCTGTACCTGCTCCAAGGGCTGGCCATCGTGCAGTTCTTTTTCAGGCAGAAGAACATCCCGAGGTACCTTCGGGCCCTGTTCTACGCCCTGATCGTCTTGTACCAGTACCTGCTGGTGTTCGTGTCGGCCCTGGGCCTGTTCGACCTCTGGGTCGACTTCAGGAAGATGAACCGCCCCGCGAGCGACACGACGGCGTGA
- a CDS encoding 30S ribosomal protein S18, whose amino-acid sequence MKTPAESTTGSRPPKTGGPGGRDSRGPGRPRGDRRVYHRRKVCRFCTDSSIKMSYKDVDTLRYFVTERGKIIPRRITGNCALHQRALTVEIKRARNIALLPFMVTES is encoded by the coding sequence ATGAAAACACCTGCAGAGAGCACGACGGGAAGCCGGCCCCCCAAGACGGGCGGTCCGGGCGGCAGAGACTCGAGAGGCCCCGGGAGGCCGCGCGGCGACCGGAGGGTCTATCACCGCAGGAAGGTCTGCCGGTTCTGCACCGACTCCAGCATCAAGATGTCCTACAAGGACGTGGACACCCTCCGTTACTTCGTGACGGAGCGAGGGAAGATCATCCCCCGGCGCATCACCGGAAACTGCGCGCTGCACCAGAGGGCCCTGACGGTCGAGATCAAGCGCGCCCGAAACATCGCGCTGCTCCCCTTCATGGTCACGGAGAGCTGA
- the rpsF gene encoding 30S ribosomal protein S6 has translation MKRYETLFIVQSELTSDDITAIIDRYSKIITDMKGTVLKVERWGKRKLAYLIRKQSRGFYILIDFAGKREIVAELERILKFDDKVLKYMTVKIADSITAEEIEKELAGQKAEAEAPAAITPPSAAAAAAPEVTTEG, from the coding sequence TTGAAGCGTTACGAAACCCTGTTCATCGTCCAGTCCGAGCTCACGAGCGACGACATCACCGCCATCATCGACCGGTACAGCAAGATCATCACCGACATGAAGGGGACGGTCCTGAAGGTCGAGCGCTGGGGAAAGCGCAAGCTCGCCTACCTCATCCGGAAGCAGAGCCGCGGGTTCTACATCCTCATCGACTTCGCCGGGAAACGCGAGATCGTCGCGGAGCTCGAACGGATCCTGAAATTCGACGACAAGGTCCTGAAGTACATGACCGTGAAGATCGCCGACAGCATCACGGCCGAGGAAATCGAAAAGGAACTGGCCGGGCAGAAGGCCGAGGCGGAGGCCCCGGCGGCCATCACGCCGCCGAGCGCGGCGGCCGCGGCGGCGCCGGAAGTCACGACGGAGGGATGA
- a CDS encoding flagellar motor protein MotB: MIRTGWLAVGCAALALFVSGCMVTESTYLKKVEEAGSLEKSLAACEQKAGEQAARIAALEKQQAELAAQLEEQKKKVVEVQAVKEETSKAYSAMIEKMKAEIAEGQVTITELQGRLTVNMVDAILFDSGKADIKPEGRQVLQKVAEVINQVEDKAIRVEGHTDNVKISPALARAFPSNWELSAARAVNVARYLQRLGVDPALLSAVAYGEFRPVSENDTPEGRARNRRIEIVLVPRD, from the coding sequence ATGATCAGAACGGGTTGGCTTGCGGTCGGCTGTGCGGCGCTCGCCCTGTTTGTCTCCGGGTGCATGGTGACGGAGAGCACGTACCTGAAAAAAGTCGAGGAGGCCGGCAGCCTGGAGAAATCGCTCGCCGCGTGCGAGCAGAAGGCCGGCGAGCAGGCTGCCCGGATCGCCGCCCTGGAAAAGCAGCAGGCCGAGCTTGCCGCCCAGCTGGAGGAGCAGAAGAAGAAGGTCGTCGAAGTCCAGGCGGTCAAGGAGGAGACGAGCAAGGCCTACTCGGCCATGATCGAGAAGATGAAGGCGGAGATCGCCGAGGGGCAGGTCACGATCACGGAGCTGCAGGGGCGGCTCACCGTGAACATGGTCGACGCCATCCTGTTCGATTCGGGCAAGGCCGACATCAAGCCCGAGGGCAGGCAGGTGCTGCAGAAGGTGGCCGAGGTCATCAACCAGGTGGAGGACAAGGCCATCCGCGTCGAGGGCCACACGGACAACGTCAAGATCAGCCCGGCGCTGGCCCGTGCCTTCCCCTCGAACTGGGAGCTCTCGGCGGCCCGCGCCGTCAACGTGGCCCGCTATCTCCAGCGGCTCGGCGTCGACCCCGCCCTGCTGTCCGCGGTTGCGTACGGCGAATTCCGCCCCGTCTCGGAGAACGACACCCCGGAAGGGCGGGCAAGGAACCGCCGGATCGAGATCGTGCTGGTTCCCCGGGACTGA
- a CDS encoding alanine--glyoxylate aminotransferase family protein, which yields MKNLLDGIEEVLLMGPGPSCVPPAVYEAIGKKTLGHLDPYFLQIMDGLKEHLRALLNTNNNLTVPISGTGSAGMEACFVNLVEPGDPVLVLINGVFGVRMREVASRLGADVDALEFTWGTPVVVDDVAKKLKEKAYRVVAVVHAETSTGVRNPVAEIGALLKGSDTIYLVDAVTSLGGIEVRMDDWGVDALYSGTQKCLSCPPGLAPLSFSEKAMAKLGARRTKVPNWYLDISLIANYWGQNRVYHHTAPVNMTYALYQALLLILEEGPAKVFKRHLDNHLLLVKGLEGMGLKMVVETPWRLPMLNTVYCPEGIDELAARRRLRSEFKIEIGGGLGPLAGKIWRIGLMGHTARKENVERFLDALRKVIA from the coding sequence ATGAAGAACCTGCTCGACGGGATCGAGGAAGTGCTGTTGATGGGGCCGGGGCCCTCCTGCGTGCCCCCCGCGGTCTACGAGGCCATCGGCAAAAAGACGCTGGGGCATCTCGACCCGTACTTCCTGCAGATCATGGACGGGCTCAAGGAGCACCTGCGGGCGCTGCTGAACACGAACAACAATTTGACCGTCCCGATCTCCGGCACGGGCTCGGCGGGCATGGAGGCCTGCTTCGTCAACCTCGTCGAGCCGGGCGACCCGGTGCTCGTCCTCATCAACGGCGTCTTCGGCGTGCGGATGCGCGAGGTGGCGAGCCGCCTCGGGGCCGATGTCGACGCCCTGGAGTTCACCTGGGGCACGCCGGTCGTCGTCGACGACGTGGCGAAGAAGCTGAAGGAGAAGGCCTACCGGGTCGTGGCCGTCGTCCACGCCGAGACCTCGACGGGCGTGCGCAACCCCGTGGCCGAGATCGGCGCCCTGCTGAAGGGCTCGGACACGATCTACCTCGTGGACGCGGTGACGAGCCTGGGCGGCATCGAGGTCCGCATGGACGATTGGGGCGTCGACGCCCTCTACAGCGGCACCCAGAAGTGCCTGTCCTGCCCTCCGGGGCTCGCGCCGCTGTCGTTCTCCGAGAAGGCCATGGCGAAGCTGGGCGCGCGCAGGACGAAGGTGCCCAACTGGTACCTGGACATCTCGCTGATCGCCAACTACTGGGGCCAGAACCGCGTCTACCACCACACCGCCCCCGTCAACATGACCTATGCCCTCTACCAGGCGCTGCTTCTCATCCTCGAGGAGGGGCCGGCGAAGGTCTTCAAGCGGCACCTGGACAACCACCTGCTGCTCGTCAAGGGGCTCGAGGGGATGGGCCTCAAGATGGTCGTCGAGACACCCTGGCGGCTTCCCATGCTCAACACGGTCTACTGCCCCGAGGGGATCGACGAGCTGGCCGCGAGGCGGCGGCTGCGGAGCGAGTTCAAGATCGAGATCGGCGGGGGGCTCGGGCCCCTGGCCGGCAAGATCTGGCGCATCGGCCTCATGGGCCACACGGCGAGAAAGGAAAACGTCGAGCGCTTCCTCGACGCCCTCCGGAAGGTCATTGCATGA
- a CDS encoding EamA family transporter, with protein sequence MRLGYLLAALAALFWAASGTAAKYLFLSGISAFELVQMRTTLAACVIFAWLAVRHRPLLAVERRDWPYFITLGIGLAAVQFTYLLAISRIQVAAAILIQYQAPLFVALYTLTILRVTLPPAVFAAMAGSLFGCWLVVGGYNLDLLALNRVGLLSALASAVSFAWYTVRCEYGMQRYPPWTVVFYGLLFAAVTWNILHPPLTGFLRPSGAAQWGCVLVVGLLGTVLAFICYNEGINRIGAARASITATLEPITAGLIAWLLLGESMEHWQVLGAALVIVSIIGLQLSGRPERKG encoded by the coding sequence ATGCGCCTCGGCTACCTGCTTGCCGCCCTGGCGGCCCTGTTCTGGGCCGCCTCGGGGACGGCGGCCAAGTACCTGTTTCTGAGCGGCATCAGCGCCTTCGAGCTGGTGCAGATGCGGACGACGCTGGCCGCCTGCGTCATCTTCGCCTGGCTGGCCGTTCGACACCGTCCGCTGCTCGCGGTGGAGCGGAGGGACTGGCCCTATTTCATCACCCTTGGCATCGGGCTTGCGGCGGTGCAGTTCACCTACCTCCTGGCCATCAGCAGAATCCAGGTGGCCGCCGCCATCCTCATCCAGTACCAGGCGCCCCTCTTCGTCGCCCTCTACACCCTGACCATTCTGCGCGTCACGCTGCCGCCCGCGGTCTTCGCCGCGATGGCCGGCTCGCTTTTCGGCTGCTGGCTCGTCGTGGGGGGATACAACCTGGACCTGCTGGCCCTCAACCGGGTCGGGCTGCTCTCGGCCCTGGCCTCGGCTGTGAGCTTCGCGTGGTACACGGTGCGCTGCGAGTACGGCATGCAGCGCTACCCCCCCTGGACGGTCGTCTTCTACGGGCTGCTGTTTGCCGCCGTGACCTGGAACATCCTCCACCCGCCGCTGACCGGGTTTCTCAGGCCGTCGGGGGCCGCGCAGTGGGGCTGCGTCCTCGTCGTCGGGCTTCTCGGCACGGTGCTGGCCTTCATCTGCTACAACGAGGGTATCAACCGGATCGGCGCCGCCCGGGCCAGCATCACGGCGACCCTCGAGCCGATCACGGCGGGCCTCATCGCCTGGCTCCTGCTCGGGGAGTCGATGGAGCACTGGCAGGTCCTCGGCGCCGCCCTCGTGATCGTCTCGATCATCGGGCTCCAGCTGAGCGGGCGGCCGGAGAGAAAGGGCTGA
- a CDS encoding ThiF family adenylyltransferase yields MWKELVDRQRGIVNFSDALIEAIGRTRVLVAGAGGNGAVLDFLVRTGFQRFVIIDFDVVEATNLNRLPFTPAAVGKTKAEAWKEYLQAVNPACEVTMHCRRVTKNDEAWLTGVIAGVDIVALGMTDIEANFLIPRVCHRLRKRMVVGPGTSNCWAVSTFTHEGDVSLERVGRFGTEGIDAREIDYQAVLPAFMRIYMFPGRTERLYPETLQRVQRGEIAPRNCKIFVSLVNAAACWEIVKNTAVLNGLPLENTRVIEFPLVQVFDPFRGSAYYWDAEKNRIGIPNWLTGKIRWHKAP; encoded by the coding sequence ATGTGGAAGGAACTCGTCGACCGGCAGAGGGGGATCGTCAACTTCAGCGATGCGCTCATCGAGGCGATCGGCCGGACGAGGGTCCTCGTGGCGGGCGCCGGGGGCAACGGAGCCGTGCTCGATTTCCTGGTCCGCACGGGATTCCAGCGCTTCGTCATCATCGACTTCGACGTCGTGGAGGCCACCAACCTCAACCGCCTTCCCTTCACGCCGGCGGCCGTCGGGAAGACGAAGGCCGAGGCGTGGAAGGAGTATCTCCAGGCGGTCAACCCCGCCTGCGAGGTCACCATGCACTGCCGCAGGGTGACGAAGAACGACGAGGCCTGGCTGACCGGCGTCATCGCGGGGGTGGACATCGTCGCCCTCGGGATGACCGACATCGAGGCCAATTTCCTGATCCCGCGGGTCTGTCACCGGCTGCGGAAGCGCATGGTCGTGGGTCCCGGCACGTCGAACTGCTGGGCCGTGAGCACCTTCACCCACGAGGGCGACGTCTCGCTGGAGCGCGTGGGCCGCTTCGGGACCGAGGGCATCGACGCGCGGGAGATCGACTACCAGGCCGTCCTGCCTGCCTTCATGCGGATCTACATGTTCCCCGGCCGCACCGAGCGGCTCTACCCCGAAACGCTGCAGAGAGTCCAGCGCGGCGAGATCGCACCGCGCAACTGCAAGATCTTCGTCTCCCTCGTCAACGCCGCCGCCTGCTGGGAGATCGTGAAGAACACCGCCGTGCTCAACGGCCTCCCCCTCGAGAACACGAGGGTCATCGAGTTCCCCCTCGTGCAGGTCTTCGACCCCTTCCGCGGAAGCGCCTACTACTGGGACGCCGAGAAGAACCGCATCGGGATCCCGAACTGGCTCACGGGGAAAATCCGCTGGCACAAGGCGCCGTGA
- a CDS encoding aldehyde ferredoxin oxidoreductase family protein, giving the protein MAFAAMGKILNVDLSSGAIHEEAIPDAIYRTYLSGTGLAARILYDRIPAGADPLGPDNILGFTAGLLTGTPSYFTGRWSVVGKSPLTGTWGDANCGGSLAPAIKRNGYDGIFFRGISGNPVYLYVKNGRAELRDASHLWGKDAPDAEAMLTGEHGKGARVAVIGPAGERLSLISGISNDRGRMAARSGLGAVMGAKRLKAVVLDGKLRIPVHDAEAMKRLSRSCNRWVQMQPPFLSGRAMAYLGAFMRVLPTQMALDGMLYKIFLRKWGTTSMNQMSVEIGDAPVMNWKGSSADWGMGKSASVNPDNIKALEKAKYHCYACPLGCGGICVPKPGAPEVHKPEYESVLSLGGQCMNADLDSIFHMNELLNRAGMDTISAGGTISFAMECWEQGVLTKADTDGLELTWGNAAAMVALVEKMIRREGIGDVLADGVRRAAERIGKGAGQYAVHAGGQELPQHDGRNDPGFAVHYSVEPTPGRHTLGAQMYYEMFQLWKRVRHLPRPPLLYFKGRKYVADEEKAVTAAACSRYMALANASGLCLFGLFLGASRIPVFEWLNAATGWNRTPNDYLAAGERIHTLRQAFNVKHGIDPRANRLCDRAAGIPAQTRGANRGRTVAIAKMMSDYWRQFGWDPETGVPPPMEREAGKSGS; this is encoded by the coding sequence ATGGCCTTCGCCGCCATGGGGAAGATCCTGAACGTGGACCTCTCGTCGGGGGCGATCCACGAAGAGGCGATCCCCGATGCGATCTACCGGACGTACCTCTCCGGGACCGGGCTTGCCGCCCGGATCCTCTACGACCGGATCCCCGCCGGCGCCGACCCGCTCGGCCCCGACAACATCCTGGGGTTCACCGCGGGGCTGCTCACGGGCACGCCCAGCTACTTCACGGGACGCTGGAGCGTCGTGGGCAAATCCCCCCTCACGGGCACCTGGGGCGACGCCAACTGCGGCGGTAGCCTCGCGCCCGCCATCAAGCGAAACGGCTACGACGGCATCTTCTTCCGCGGCATCAGCGGGAACCCTGTCTACCTTTACGTGAAAAACGGCCGGGCCGAGCTGCGCGACGCCTCGCACCTCTGGGGGAAGGACGCCCCCGACGCCGAGGCGATGCTGACCGGCGAGCACGGCAAGGGGGCCCGCGTCGCCGTGATCGGGCCCGCGGGCGAAAGGCTCTCGCTCATCTCGGGCATCTCCAACGACCGGGGCCGCATGGCCGCACGCTCGGGGCTGGGCGCCGTCATGGGCGCCAAGCGCCTCAAGGCGGTGGTCCTCGACGGCAAGCTGCGCATCCCCGTCCACGACGCCGAGGCCATGAAGCGCCTGAGCCGGTCCTGCAACCGGTGGGTGCAGATGCAGCCGCCCTTCCTCTCCGGGAGGGCCATGGCGTACCTCGGCGCCTTCATGCGGGTTCTCCCCACACAGATGGCCCTCGACGGCATGCTCTACAAGATCTTCCTTCGCAAGTGGGGCACGACCAGCATGAACCAGATGTCCGTCGAGATCGGCGACGCCCCCGTCATGAACTGGAAGGGCTCGAGCGCCGACTGGGGCATGGGCAAGTCCGCCTCGGTCAACCCCGACAACATCAAGGCCCTGGAGAAGGCGAAGTACCACTGCTACGCCTGCCCGCTGGGCTGCGGCGGGATCTGCGTGCCGAAGCCGGGTGCGCCGGAGGTCCACAAGCCGGAGTACGAGTCGGTCCTCTCGCTGGGCGGCCAGTGCATGAATGCCGATCTCGACAGCATCTTCCACATGAACGAGCTGCTGAACCGGGCCGGCATGGACACGATCTCCGCAGGGGGCACGATCTCCTTCGCCATGGAGTGCTGGGAGCAGGGCGTCCTCACGAAAGCCGACACGGACGGCCTCGAGCTGACCTGGGGCAACGCGGCGGCCATGGTCGCGCTCGTCGAGAAGATGATCCGCCGCGAGGGCATCGGCGATGTCCTTGCCGACGGGGTCCGCAGGGCGGCCGAACGCATCGGCAAGGGGGCCGGGCAGTACGCCGTGCACGCGGGCGGCCAGGAGCTTCCCCAGCACGACGGGCGCAACGACCCCGGCTTTGCCGTCCACTACTCCGTCGAGCCCACGCCGGGCCGCCACACCCTCGGGGCCCAGATGTACTACGAGATGTTCCAGCTCTGGAAGCGGGTTCGCCATCTGCCGCGGCCGCCGCTCCTGTACTTCAAGGGCCGCAAGTACGTCGCCGACGAGGAGAAGGCCGTCACGGCCGCGGCCTGCAGCCGGTACATGGCCCTGGCCAACGCCTCCGGGCTCTGCCTGTTCGGGCTCTTCCTGGGCGCGTCGCGGATCCCCGTCTTCGAGTGGCTCAACGCCGCCACGGGCTGGAACCGCACGCCCAATGACTACCTCGCCGCGGGCGAGCGCATCCACACCCTCAGGCAGGCCTTCAACGTCAAGCACGGCATCGACCCGCGGGCCAACCGCCTCTGCGACCGCGCGGCGGGCATCCCCGCGCAGACACGGGGGGCCAACAGGGGCCGGACCGTGGCCATCGCGAAGATGATGAGCGACTACTGGCGGCAATTCGGCTGGGACCCGGAGACGGGCGTGCCGCCTCCTATGGAGAGAGAAGCGGGGAAGTCAGGAAGTTGA
- a CDS encoding 4Fe-4S binding protein, producing MAHAITNICNGCGACLKMCPTGAIRGEKKALHVIDPSLCIDCGTCGRICPVEAVRDASGAVCAKRKYAEWLQPSFDLRVCTPCRICVDTCPVNCLDLGEPSAGPEPRVWPFLKEPKRCIGCSLCAADCPVGAITMAPRGPRAAETAP from the coding sequence ATGGCTCATGCGATCACTAACATTTGCAACGGCTGCGGTGCCTGCCTGAAAATGTGCCCCACCGGCGCCATCCGGGGAGAGAAGAAGGCGCTCCACGTCATCGACCCGTCGCTGTGCATCGACTGCGGCACCTGCGGGCGCATCTGCCCCGTCGAGGCCGTCCGGGACGCCTCGGGCGCGGTCTGCGCGAAGAGGAAATACGCCGAGTGGCTCCAGCCCTCCTTCGATCTGCGGGTCTGCACGCCCTGCCGGATCTGTGTGGACACCTGCCCCGTCAACTGCCTCGACCTCGGGGAGCCCTCCGCCGGGCCCGAGCCCCGCGTCTGGCCTTTTCTCAAGGAGCCGAAGCGCTGCATCGGCTGCAGCCTCTGCGCGGCGGATTGCCCCGTCGGCGCCATCACCATGGCCCCGCGCGGACCCCGGGCCGCGGAGACGGCCCCGTGA